A genomic stretch from Lysobacter ciconiae includes:
- the nadD gene encoding nicotinate-nucleotide adenylyltransferase, protein MNPAGPALRVFYGGTFDPVHCGHLHIARNARDHLSAAIRLMPAADPPHRAAPGASAEHRARMLDLAVAGERDLLVDRRELLRDTPSYSVDTLRGIRAEYGMQAPVALLIGADSLAGLPQWKDWQALFELAHFVVAARPGVDLDRHLSAPLLTMLDGRWTDLETDLEAAPAGRVLCLPNRLHPGSATGIRERIAAGEPWRELVPAPVAEYIVQHRLYVKRPGSPASL, encoded by the coding sequence TTGAATCCGGCCGGCCCGGCTTTGCGGGTGTTCTACGGCGGCACCTTCGACCCCGTCCACTGCGGCCACCTGCACATTGCACGCAACGCGCGTGATCACCTGAGCGCTGCGATCCGCCTGATGCCGGCGGCGGATCCGCCGCATCGCGCCGCGCCGGGGGCCAGCGCGGAGCACCGCGCGCGGATGCTGGACCTGGCCGTGGCGGGTGAGCGAGACCTGCTGGTCGATCGACGCGAGTTGCTGCGGGACACGCCGTCCTATTCGGTCGATACGCTGCGCGGCATCCGCGCCGAGTACGGGATGCAGGCGCCGGTCGCCCTGCTGATCGGCGCCGACAGCCTGGCCGGGTTGCCGCAATGGAAGGATTGGCAGGCGCTGTTCGAACTGGCCCATTTTGTCGTCGCCGCCCGTCCCGGGGTCGACCTCGACCGGCATCTTTCCGCGCCGCTGCTGACCATGCTCGACGGGCGCTGGACCGACTTGGAGACTGACCTGGAGGCGGCACCGGCCGGTCGTGTGCTGTGCCTGCCCAACCGCCTGCACCCCGGATCGGCCACCGGCATCCGCGAGCGCATCGCCGCCGGCGAGCCGTGGCGGGAGCTGGTTCCGGCGCCGGTGGCGGAGTACATCGTTCAGCATCGGCTGTATGTGAAGCGGCCCGGCAGCCCGGCTTCGCTATAA
- a CDS encoding metal-dependent hydrolase family protein, which produces MPTRLSCALLALAVLPVAALPATALAADGASALHCGKLFDSRAGKILGPHTVLVRDGRVERIVSGGNASVAGATNVDLSGHTCMPGWTDLHVHLGSQSSPDSYSEGFRLDDIDYAFRAVGYARQTLLAGFTSVRDLGGEVAPHLRDAINQGLVDGPRIWAAGKSIATTGGHADPTNGYNSALSHLIGPPGPTQGVINSVDDARQAVRQRYKDGSDVIKITATGGVLSYAKSGDAPQFRVDEIQSIVDTATDYGYRVAAHAHGEEGMRRAVEAGVTSIEHGTYMSDEVMALMKRKGTWYIPTIYAGRFVADKAKIDGYFPAVVRPKAEKIGALIQATAGKAYRSGVKMAFGTDMGVGPHGDNAREFVYLTEAGVPAAVALQMATIRAAEVLGVDDQGVIDSGKRADIIAVQGDPVEDINRVLDVRFVMKDGVIYKQPDA; this is translated from the coding sequence GTGCCGACTCGCCTCTCCTGCGCCCTGCTTGCCCTTGCCGTGCTGCCCGTCGCCGCGCTGCCAGCCACCGCGCTTGCCGCCGACGGCGCCAGCGCCCTGCACTGCGGAAAGCTGTTCGACAGCCGCGCCGGCAAGATCCTCGGCCCGCACACGGTGCTGGTGCGCGATGGCCGCGTGGAGCGGATCGTCAGCGGCGGCAATGCCAGCGTCGCCGGCGCCACCAACGTCGATCTCTCCGGCCACACCTGCATGCCCGGCTGGACCGACCTGCACGTGCACCTGGGCAGCCAGTCCAGCCCGGACAGCTACTCGGAAGGCTTCCGCTTGGACGACATCGACTACGCGTTCCGCGCGGTCGGCTACGCACGACAGACGCTGCTGGCCGGCTTCACCAGCGTGCGCGACCTCGGCGGCGAGGTGGCGCCGCACCTGCGCGATGCGATCAACCAGGGACTGGTCGACGGCCCGCGGATCTGGGCGGCCGGCAAGTCGATTGCCACCACCGGCGGCCACGCCGACCCCACCAACGGCTACAACTCCGCGCTGTCGCACCTGATCGGCCCGCCCGGACCGACCCAGGGCGTCATCAATTCGGTCGACGATGCCCGACAGGCGGTGCGGCAGCGGTACAAGGACGGCAGCGACGTGATCAAGATCACTGCCACCGGTGGCGTGCTGTCGTACGCCAAATCCGGTGACGCGCCGCAGTTCCGCGTCGACGAGATCCAGTCCATTGTCGACACCGCCACGGACTACGGCTACCGCGTCGCCGCGCACGCCCACGGCGAGGAAGGCATGCGCCGCGCCGTCGAGGCGGGCGTGACCAGCATCGAGCACGGCACCTACATGAGCGACGAGGTCATGGCGCTGATGAAGCGCAAGGGGACCTGGTACATCCCGACCATCTACGCCGGCCGCTTCGTGGCCGACAAGGCAAAGATCGACGGCTACTTTCCGGCCGTCGTCCGGCCAAAGGCGGAAAAGATCGGCGCGCTGATCCAGGCGACTGCCGGCAAGGCCTACCGGTCCGGCGTGAAAATGGCCTTCGGCACCGACATGGGCGTCGGTCCGCACGGCGACAACGCGCGCGAGTTCGTCTACCTCACCGAAGCCGGCGTGCCGGCCGCGGTGGCCCTGCAGATGGCCACCATCCGCGCCGCCGAGGTGCTCGGCGTCGACGACCAGGGCGTGATCGACAGCGGCAAGCGCGCCGACATCATCGCCGTGCAGGGCGACCCGGTCGAAGACATCAACCGGGTGCTGGATGTCCGCTTCGTGATGAAGGACGGGGTGATCTACAAGCAACCGGACGCCTAG
- the holA gene encoding DNA polymerase III subunit delta: MELKPEQLAAQLGSGTLAPAYLIAGAEPLRVLEAADAVRAAARAQGITEREVFDSEGSREPDWDAMAASFGSPGLFSSRRLLELRLPTGKPGKIGGELICRFCADPPADVVLLVTAGEWTRKHAGKWSAAIEGIGKIAIAWPIKPHELPGWVEQRLRSRGVRADADAVQRLVERIDGNLLAAAQEIDKLALLADGGSLDLARMESLVADAARYDVFRLIDAAMNGQPLQVSRMLAGLRAEGEAVPALLGMVVIELQRTAALSRIKARGGNLSAEFKAQRVWDSKQPMYQRALQRHPPARWDAFVSRIGAVDRMAKGREPGDPWLMLERVLLAVADPAAVRLLVHVDA, from the coding sequence ATGGAGCTCAAACCCGAACAGCTGGCCGCCCAGCTCGGATCGGGAACCTTGGCGCCGGCCTACCTGATCGCCGGCGCCGAGCCGCTGCGGGTGCTGGAGGCCGCCGACGCGGTACGCGCCGCCGCCCGCGCACAGGGCATCACGGAGCGCGAAGTCTTCGACAGCGAAGGCAGTCGCGAGCCCGACTGGGACGCGATGGCGGCCAGCTTTGGTTCGCCGGGCCTGTTTTCCAGTCGCCGCCTGCTGGAGCTGCGTCTTCCCACCGGCAAGCCGGGAAAGATCGGAGGCGAGCTGATCTGCCGGTTCTGCGCCGATCCGCCGGCCGACGTGGTGCTGCTGGTCACCGCCGGTGAATGGACTCGCAAGCACGCCGGCAAGTGGAGCGCGGCGATCGAGGGCATCGGCAAAATCGCGATCGCTTGGCCGATCAAGCCGCACGAACTTCCCGGCTGGGTCGAGCAGCGGCTGCGTTCGCGCGGCGTGCGTGCCGACGCCGATGCCGTGCAACGCCTCGTGGAACGTATCGACGGCAATCTGCTGGCCGCTGCGCAGGAGATCGACAAGCTGGCGCTGCTCGCCGACGGCGGCAGCCTGGACCTGGCGCGGATGGAGTCGCTGGTCGCCGATGCGGCGCGTTACGACGTGTTCCGCCTGATCGACGCGGCGATGAACGGCCAGCCGCTGCAGGTCTCGCGGATGCTCGCCGGCCTGCGCGCCGAAGGCGAGGCGGTCCCCGCTTTGCTGGGAATGGTCGTGATCGAACTGCAGCGCACCGCCGCGCTGTCGCGGATCAAGGCCCGCGGCGGCAACCTCTCGGCCGAGTTCAAGGCGCAGCGCGTCTGGGATTCCAAGCAGCCGATGTACCAGCGCGCCCTGCAGCGCCATCCGCCGGCGCGCTGGGACGCTTTCGTCTCGCGCATCGGGGCGGTCGACCGCATGGCCAAGGGGCGTGAGCCCGGCGATCCGTGGCTGATGCTGGAGCGGGTCCTGCTGGCGGTGGCCGATCCGGCCGCGGTCCGCTTGCTGGTCCACGTCGATGCCTGA
- the rlmH gene encoding 23S rRNA (pseudouridine(1915)-N(3))-methyltransferase RlmH — protein MKARLIAVGERAPRWVAEGFEDYRKRLSHWLPLELVEVEPGVRGKNRDIARATAEEGARVLAALPRSPLVVTLDGRGKPWSSEQLAQRLEHWRGQGRDLALLIGGPEGHADEVLARADESWSLGPMTLPHMLVRLVAAEQLYRAAAMLANHPYHRA, from the coding sequence GTGAAGGCCAGACTCATCGCCGTCGGCGAGCGGGCCCCGCGCTGGGTCGCCGAGGGATTCGAGGACTACCGCAAGCGTCTCTCCCACTGGTTGCCCCTGGAACTGGTGGAGGTCGAGCCCGGCGTGCGCGGCAAGAACCGCGACATCGCCCGCGCGACCGCCGAGGAAGGCGCCCGCGTGCTCGCTGCGCTGCCGCGCTCGCCGCTGGTGGTGACTCTGGACGGCCGTGGCAAACCCTGGAGTTCGGAGCAACTCGCCCAGCGCCTCGAGCATTGGCGCGGCCAGGGGCGTGACCTGGCGCTGTTGATCGGCGGGCCTGAAGGCCATGCCGATGAGGTGCTGGCCCGCGCCGACGAGTCCTGGTCGCTGGGGCCGATGACGCTGCCGCACATGCTGGTGCGTCTGGTCGCTGCCGAGCAGCTGTACCGCGCCGCGGCGATGTTGGCCAACCACCCCTACCATCGGGCCTGA
- a CDS encoding aldehyde dehydrogenase family protein produces MPTLKKSYPYYLAGKPVAANTDLVVLNKYTGKPATRVALADAEAIEQAIDAACKAREAMAAFPPDARRDVLAHCVKRFQEREEELAQVLCIEAGKPIGDARGEVTRLIETFRVAAEEATRIGGEVIELQLSERTRGYRGMSRQVPVGVCSFITPFNFPLNLVAHKVAPAIAAGCPFVLKPTAKTPIGALIIAEVLAETDLPPGAFSVMPCSNEDAAPLVEDDRIALLSFTGGLIGWDMKARAGRKKVVLELGGNAACIVDAEPGRDLDFIVERLVSGAYYQSGQSCISVQRIHAHASIYEALRKKLKAAIARLSAGDPSDEKTFIGPMIDEEAAKRVEDWIAAARKAGAKKIVGGPREGNLLPAWLLEDVPRDADLYRREAFGPVALMEPFKDFEDALDAVNDSDFGLQAGVFTGRLDHAMRAWDRLEVGGLIVGDIPSFRVDNMPYGGVKQSGLGREGVRYAIQDMTETRLLVIRDC; encoded by the coding sequence ATGCCCACGCTGAAAAAGTCCTATCCGTACTACCTCGCCGGCAAGCCGGTTGCAGCCAACACCGATCTGGTGGTGCTGAACAAATACACCGGCAAACCCGCCACCCGGGTTGCGCTCGCCGATGCCGAGGCCATCGAGCAGGCCATCGACGCGGCCTGCAAGGCGCGCGAGGCCATGGCCGCGTTCCCGCCCGATGCGCGCCGCGACGTGCTCGCGCACTGCGTGAAACGGTTCCAGGAGCGCGAGGAGGAACTCGCGCAGGTGCTGTGCATCGAGGCCGGCAAACCCATCGGCGATGCGCGCGGTGAAGTCACCCGCCTGATCGAGACGTTCCGCGTTGCCGCCGAGGAAGCCACCCGCATCGGCGGCGAGGTGATCGAGCTGCAGCTCTCCGAGCGCACCCGTGGCTATCGCGGCATGAGCAGGCAGGTGCCGGTCGGGGTGTGCAGCTTCATCACACCGTTCAATTTTCCGCTCAACCTGGTCGCCCACAAGGTCGCCCCGGCGATCGCCGCCGGCTGCCCGTTCGTGCTCAAGCCGACCGCCAAGACTCCGATCGGCGCGCTGATCATCGCCGAGGTCCTGGCGGAGACGGATCTGCCGCCGGGCGCGTTCTCGGTCATGCCCTGCTCCAACGAGGACGCCGCGCCGCTGGTCGAGGACGACCGGATCGCCCTGCTCAGCTTTACCGGCGGCCTCATCGGCTGGGACATGAAGGCCCGCGCGGGCCGCAAGAAGGTGGTGCTGGAACTGGGTGGCAACGCCGCCTGCATCGTCGACGCGGAACCGGGCCGGGACCTGGACTTCATCGTCGAGCGGCTGGTGTCGGGGGCCTATTACCAGTCCGGCCAGAGCTGTATCAGCGTGCAGCGCATCCACGCCCATGCCTCGATCTACGAGGCGCTGCGCAAGAAGCTGAAGGCGGCCATCGCCAGGCTGTCAGCCGGCGACCCGAGCGACGAGAAGACCTTCATCGGGCCGATGATCGACGAGGAGGCGGCCAAGCGGGTGGAGGACTGGATCGCTGCCGCGCGCAAGGCGGGGGCGAAAAAGATCGTCGGCGGCCCGCGCGAGGGCAACCTGCTGCCAGCTTGGCTGCTCGAAGACGTGCCGCGCGATGCCGACCTGTATCGCCGCGAGGCGTTCGGACCGGTCGCGCTGATGGAGCCCTTCAAGGACTTCGAAGACGCGCTGGACGCGGTCAATGACAGCGACTTCGGCCTGCAGGCCGGCGTGTTCACCGGCCGGCTGGACCACGCGATGCGCGCCTGGGACCGGCTGGAGGTCGGCGGCTTGATCGTCGGCGACATCCCCAGTTTCCGCGTCGACAACATGCCCTACGGCGGAGTCAAACAGTCCGGCCTCGGCCGCGAGGGCGTGCGCTACGCGATCCAGGACATGACCGAGACCCGGCTGCTGGTGATCCGCGATTGCTGA
- the rsfS gene encoding ribosome silencing factor: MSTEAQVIKTRLPSPPPSVDQLLDTVRSAIAELKAKDPVEIDVRGKSSVTDYMVVASGTSSRHVKSIADEVVKFAKKLDIMPLGVEGEREAEWVLVDLGDVVVHIMLPRVREFYALERLWTVGDQPPASVDEYGEPGIGSGELETDAEDDL; this comes from the coding sequence ATGTCCACCGAAGCCCAAGTCATCAAGACCCGTCTCCCGAGCCCGCCGCCCAGCGTCGACCAACTGCTGGACACCGTGCGCAGCGCCATCGCGGAACTGAAGGCCAAGGATCCGGTGGAAATCGACGTGCGCGGCAAGAGCAGCGTCACCGACTACATGGTGGTCGCCTCGGGCACGTCCTCGCGCCACGTGAAGTCGATCGCCGACGAGGTGGTCAAGTTCGCCAAGAAGCTGGACATCATGCCGCTGGGCGTGGAGGGCGAGCGCGAGGCCGAGTGGGTCCTGGTCGACCTGGGTGACGTCGTTGTCCACATCATGCTGCCGCGGGTGCGCGAGTTCTATGCACTTGAGCGCCTGTGGACCGTGGGCGACCAGCCGCCGGCGTCGGTGGACGAATACGGCGAGCCCGGGATCGGTTCCGGCGAGTTGGAAACCGACGCCGAGGACGACCTCTAG
- the leuS gene encoding leucine--tRNA ligase: METAAQRYWDDTRAFEVDESSAKPKFYCLSMLPYPSGALHMGHVRNYTISDVISRYKRMTGHNVLQPMGWDAFGLPAENAAIKHHTAPAQWTYANIGHMKAQLRQMGYAIDWSREFATCEPSYYVHEQRMFVRLMKQGLAYRKNSVVNWDPVDQTVLANEQVIDGRGWRTGAMVEKREIPQWFLKITDYAQELLDGLDHLPGWPDAVKTMQRNWLGRSEGLDITFAVRDAVGAELEPLTVYTTRPDTLMGVTFLSIAAEHPLAAHAAANDTGLADFVADLRKGGATEAELETQEKRGMDTGLRAIHPISGEELPVFVANFVLMSYGTGAVMAVPGHDQRDWEFARRYQLPIRMVVVPDSVRDAVREIGQDLGRHADPMASALGTQGSTDAYDTGAAVQVVSDFEQGIAEQGAYTERGWLVNSGEYDGMDFQQAFDALAARLEAEGRGARRVNFRLRDWGVSRQRYWGCPIPVIYCEACGAVPVPEDQLPVVLPEDVEFMGTASPIKADPQWRKTTCPGCGGAAERETDTFDTFMESSWYYARYTSPGATEQVDARANHWLPVDQYIGGVEHAILHLLYFRFYHRLLRDQGLVDSNEPATNLLTQGMVIAETFYREGENGSRDWINPAEVEIVRDERGRITGATLKADGQPVVIGGIEKMSKSKNNGVDPRTMVDRYGADTVRLFSMFAAPPELSLEWNEAGVEGMARFLRRFWREVVTHASQPDHPPVDPAAMDAGQKTLRRQLHQTIGKVGDDYGRRHAFNTAIAALMELLNHVSRFKDMSDQGRAVRHEALEAMVLLLNPVTPHTSHALWQALGHAETLLEDVPFPQVDEAALVRDAVVMAVQVNGKLRGKIEAPVGMDNAEVEKMALAEPHVAHFLSGLTVRKVIVVPGKIVNIVAG; this comes from the coding sequence CTGGAGACGGCGGCCCAGCGCTACTGGGACGACACCCGCGCGTTCGAGGTCGACGAGAGCTCGGCCAAGCCGAAGTTCTATTGCCTGTCGATGCTGCCGTATCCCTCCGGCGCGCTGCACATGGGCCACGTGCGCAACTACACCATCAGCGACGTGATCAGCCGCTACAAGCGTATGACCGGACACAACGTGCTGCAGCCGATGGGCTGGGACGCGTTCGGCCTTCCGGCGGAGAACGCGGCGATCAAGCACCACACCGCGCCGGCGCAGTGGACCTACGCCAACATCGGCCACATGAAGGCACAGCTACGGCAGATGGGCTACGCCATTGACTGGTCGCGCGAATTCGCCACCTGCGAGCCGTCCTACTACGTGCACGAGCAACGCATGTTCGTGCGCCTGATGAAGCAGGGCCTGGCGTACCGAAAGAACTCGGTGGTCAACTGGGATCCGGTCGACCAGACCGTGCTGGCCAACGAGCAGGTGATCGACGGCCGCGGCTGGCGCACCGGCGCGATGGTGGAAAAGCGCGAAATCCCGCAGTGGTTCCTGAAGATCACCGACTACGCACAGGAATTGCTGGACGGCCTGGACCATCTGCCGGGTTGGCCGGACGCGGTCAAGACCATGCAGCGCAACTGGCTCGGGCGCAGCGAGGGCCTCGACATCACCTTCGCCGTGCGCGATGCCGTGGGGGCAGAGCTCGAGCCCCTGACCGTCTACACCACCCGCCCGGACACCCTGATGGGGGTGACCTTTCTCTCCATCGCTGCCGAGCATCCGCTGGCCGCGCACGCCGCCGCCAACGACACCGGCCTGGCCGACTTCGTCGCCGACCTGCGCAAGGGCGGGGCCACCGAGGCGGAACTGGAGACCCAGGAAAAGCGCGGGATGGACACAGGCCTGCGCGCGATCCACCCGATCAGCGGCGAAGAGCTGCCGGTGTTCGTCGCCAACTTCGTGCTGATGAGCTACGGCACCGGCGCCGTGATGGCGGTGCCCGGCCATGACCAGCGGGACTGGGAGTTCGCCCGTCGCTACCAGTTGCCGATCAGGATGGTGGTCGTGCCCGATTCGGTACGCGATGCCGTGCGTGAGATCGGCCAGGACCTGGGCCGGCATGCCGATCCTATGGCCAGCGCACTGGGGACGCAGGGCTCGACCGACGCCTATGACACCGGCGCGGCGGTGCAGGTGGTCAGCGACTTCGAGCAGGGTATCGCCGAGCAGGGCGCCTATACCGAGCGCGGCTGGCTGGTGAACTCCGGCGAATACGACGGCATGGACTTTCAGCAGGCCTTCGACGCGCTGGCCGCGCGGCTGGAAGCGGAGGGCCGTGGCGCACGCCGGGTCAATTTCCGCCTGCGCGACTGGGGCGTCAGCCGCCAGCGCTACTGGGGCTGCCCGATCCCGGTCATCTATTGCGAGGCCTGCGGCGCAGTGCCCGTGCCGGAGGACCAGTTGCCGGTCGTGCTGCCCGAGGACGTCGAGTTCATGGGCACCGCCTCGCCGATCAAGGCCGATCCGCAGTGGCGCAAGACGACCTGCCCGGGCTGCGGCGGAGCGGCCGAGCGCGAGACCGACACCTTCGATACCTTCATGGAGTCCAGCTGGTACTACGCGCGCTACACCTCGCCCGGCGCGACCGAACAGGTCGATGCACGCGCCAACCACTGGCTGCCGGTGGACCAGTACATCGGCGGCGTCGAGCACGCGATCCTGCACCTGCTGTATTTCCGTTTCTACCACCGCCTGCTGCGCGACCAGGGGCTGGTGGACAGCAACGAGCCGGCGACCAACCTGCTGACCCAGGGCATGGTGATCGCCGAGACCTTCTACCGCGAAGGCGAGAACGGTTCGCGCGACTGGATCAATCCGGCCGAGGTGGAGATCGTCCGTGACGAGCGCGGCCGCATCACCGGAGCGACGCTGAAGGCCGACGGCCAGCCGGTGGTGATCGGTGGCATCGAGAAGATGTCCAAGTCCAAGAACAACGGCGTAGATCCGCGCACCATGGTGGACCGGTACGGCGCCGACACCGTGCGCCTGTTCTCGATGTTCGCCGCGCCGCCCGAGCTGTCGCTGGAGTGGAACGAGGCCGGCGTGGAAGGCATGGCGCGGTTCCTGCGCCGGTTCTGGCGCGAGGTGGTCACCCACGCATCCCAGCCCGACCACCCGCCGGTGGATCCGGCCGCGATGGACGCCGGCCAGAAGACCCTGCGCCGCCAGCTGCACCAGACCATCGGCAAGGTCGGCGACGACTACGGCCGCCGCCACGCCTTCAATACCGCGATCGCCGCGCTGATGGAGCTGCTCAACCACGTCAGCAGGTTCAAGGACATGAGCGACCAGGGCCGGGCCGTGCGCCACGAGGCCCTGGAGGCGATGGTGCTGCTGCTCAACCCGGTGACCCCACACACCAGCCATGCGCTGTGGCAGGCGCTGGGCCATGCCGAGACGCTGCTGGAAGACGTGCCGTTCCCGCAGGTCGACGAGGCCGCGCTGGTGCGCGATGCGGTGGTGATGGCGGTGCAGGTCAACGGCAAGCTGCGCGGCAAGATCGAGGCTCCGGTCGGCATGGACAACGCCGAGGTGGAGAAGATGGCTCTGGCCGAGCCGCACGTGGCGCACTTCCTGTCCGGCCTCACGGTGCGCAAGGTGATCGTGGTGCCGGGCAAGATCGTCAACATCGTCGCCGGCTGA
- a CDS encoding helix-turn-helix transcriptional regulator — MASTPIQNSIRALRFARGEMTQQALAEACGVTRQTIIALEAGKYAPSLELAFRIAHAFKVGIDEVFQWPRTP; from the coding sequence ATGGCATCGACGCCCATCCAAAATTCCATCCGCGCGTTGCGGTTTGCCCGCGGCGAGATGACCCAGCAGGCGCTGGCCGAAGCGTGCGGCGTGACCCGGCAGACGATCATCGCGCTGGAGGCGGGGAAGTACGCGCCGTCGCTGGAACTCGCGTTCCGGATCGCACACGCGTTCAAGGTTGGCATCGACGAGGTTTTCCAGTGGCCGCGTACCCCATGA
- the trxA gene encoding thioredoxin has product MPDAPPARHVFNATTAGFETDVLQKSMQTPVLVDFWAPWCEPCKQLGPVLEKLAAEYHGSFQLAKVEVDQEPQLAEAFQVRSIPTVFLVKDGQIADGFPGVLPEGQIREFLKQHGVEPAQAPAAADDAAAPVPVDPQAEVARLRAAVAEAPDNAELRLDLALALLKTDQADEATGLLEGLPANLATDDRTVHARARLAFLALASTAPSLEELQQSVATDPDDLRARHLLGARHIVAGNPEAAMEQFIEMLARDRNFDGGLPRTALIDAFRITDDTALVGRYRRRMSSLLF; this is encoded by the coding sequence CTGCCCGACGCCCCGCCCGCCCGCCACGTTTTCAATGCCACCACCGCCGGCTTTGAAACCGATGTCCTGCAGAAGTCCATGCAGACGCCGGTTCTGGTCGACTTCTGGGCGCCGTGGTGCGAGCCGTGCAAGCAACTGGGCCCGGTGCTGGAGAAGCTCGCGGCCGAGTATCACGGCAGTTTCCAGCTGGCCAAGGTCGAGGTCGACCAGGAACCGCAGCTGGCGGAAGCCTTCCAAGTCCGCTCCATTCCGACCGTGTTCCTGGTCAAGGACGGCCAGATCGCAGACGGCTTCCCTGGCGTGCTGCCGGAGGGACAGATCCGCGAATTCCTCAAGCAGCACGGTGTGGAACCCGCCCAAGCCCCTGCGGCGGCCGACGACGCCGCGGCGCCGGTCCCCGTCGACCCCCAGGCCGAGGTCGCGCGCCTGCGCGCCGCCGTGGCCGAAGCGCCCGACAATGCCGAGCTGCGGCTGGACCTCGCGCTCGCCCTGCTCAAGACCGACCAGGCCGACGAGGCCACCGGCCTGCTGGAAGGGCTGCCGGCCAACCTGGCGACCGACGATCGCACCGTCCATGCGCGTGCGCGGCTTGCCTTCCTTGCCCTGGCCAGCACCGCGCCGAGCCTCGAAGAGCTGCAGCAATCGGTCGCCACGGATCCCGACGACCTGCGCGCGCGCCATCTGCTGGGCGCCCGACACATCGTCGCCGGCAATCCGGAGGCGGCGATGGAGCAGTTCATCGAGATGCTGGCACGTGACCGCAACTTCGACGGCGGCCTGCCCCGCACGGCGCTGATCGATGCCTTCCGCATTACCGACGACACCGCGCTGGTCGGTCGCTACCGCCGGCGGATGTCGTCGTTGCTGTTCTAA
- a CDS encoding LPS-assembly lipoprotein LptE encodes MIRRLLPLALVLTVSACGFQLRDALTLPADLDPVKVVSKSRYSPLADRLQQSLTRAGATPASAAERNAAVLEIKAERWGDTPLSVDARGRAQEFSLRYAVVFEMRNGDGTVLVPQQNIELSRDYISVPNNSIGTEGEREILVRELQREMAASILRRIDAAGSVDTASQDASEVFQHTTDAARAAMDAAEAMPPPPPPPPVPTDDGTEPTPGSQP; translated from the coding sequence ATGATCCGACGCCTGCTGCCTCTCGCCCTCGTGCTGACCGTGTCCGCCTGTGGTTTCCAGTTGCGTGATGCACTGACGCTGCCGGCCGACCTTGATCCGGTCAAGGTGGTCTCCAAGAGCCGCTACAGCCCGCTGGCCGATCGTCTGCAACAGTCGCTCACCCGCGCCGGCGCTACCCCGGCAAGCGCGGCGGAACGCAACGCGGCGGTGCTGGAGATCAAGGCCGAGCGCTGGGGCGATACCCCGTTGAGCGTCGATGCCCGCGGCCGTGCGCAGGAGTTCAGCCTGCGCTACGCGGTGGTGTTCGAGATGCGCAATGGCGACGGCACCGTGCTGGTGCCGCAGCAGAACATCGAACTCTCGCGCGACTACATCTCGGTACCGAACAATTCGATCGGCACCGAAGGCGAGCGCGAGATCCTGGTGCGTGAACTGCAGCGCGAGATGGCCGCCTCGATCCTGCGCCGGATCGACGCCGCCGGCAGCGTGGACACCGCGTCCCAGGATGCCTCCGAGGTGTTCCAGCACACCACCGACGCCGCCAGGGCCGCGATGGATGCCGCCGAAGCGATGCCGCCGCCGCCCCCACCGCCGCCGGTTCCCACCGATGACGGAACCGAGCCGACGCCCGGCTCCCAACCCTGA